From a region of the Vaginimicrobium propionicum genome:
- the aspS gene encoding aspartate--tRNA ligase, with the protein MIRTHLAGRLTKADIGKQVTLAGWVNSRRDHGGVVFIDLRDSSGIAQVVFREELVNELGAHRLRNEYCIAVTGEVQARDEETINPKMATGEIEVGVSHLEVLSVSAPLPFQIDEYVNVGEDARFRYRYLDLRRPKPAMALRMRSKVNQAAREVLSGHDFVEIETPTLTRSTPEGARDFLVPARLAPGSWYALPQSPQLFKQLLMVAGMERYYQIARCYRDEDFRADRQPEFTQLDVEMSFVDQEDVMKIAEEIVGQIWQLIGYEIPTPLPRITFKDAMDKYGSDKPDLRFDLPLVELTDYFANTPFRVFQAPYVGAIVMPGGASQARRKFDAWQDWARQRGARGLAYVIIDQDANLSGPVAKNISDTERDGLIAATGAKAGDCIFFAAGEKTASQNLLGAARVEIANRLGLIDENSWSFCWVVDAPLFKPASEAKAEGDVALGEGKWTAVHHAFTSPKPECLDSFDTDPATALSQAYDIVCNGNEIGGGSIRIHRKDIQERVFKVMGIDEEQAKKKFGFLLDAFAFGAPPHGGIAFGWDRIVALLTHSESIREVIAFPKTGNGYDPLTGAPAPIPLAQRRETGVDFKPESKQKTK; encoded by the coding sequence GTGATCCGCACCCATTTAGCTGGACGACTAACTAAGGCCGACATCGGCAAACAAGTTACCTTGGCAGGTTGGGTAAATTCTAGGCGAGATCACGGCGGGGTAGTGTTCATCGACCTACGCGATTCTTCCGGTATCGCCCAAGTAGTTTTCCGTGAGGAGCTCGTAAACGAGCTTGGGGCACACCGGTTACGCAACGAATACTGCATAGCTGTAACGGGAGAGGTTCAAGCTAGAGACGAAGAAACCATAAACCCGAAGATGGCAACTGGAGAAATTGAAGTCGGTGTTAGCCATCTTGAGGTGCTGTCGGTTTCTGCCCCCTTACCTTTCCAAATCGACGAATACGTCAATGTTGGTGAGGACGCTAGGTTCCGTTACCGCTATCTAGATTTACGCCGTCCAAAGCCTGCTATGGCGCTTAGAATGCGTTCGAAAGTTAACCAGGCAGCTCGTGAAGTACTGTCTGGCCATGATTTCGTCGAGATAGAGACCCCCACGTTAACGCGTTCTACTCCTGAGGGCGCCCGCGACTTCTTGGTGCCAGCAAGATTGGCGCCCGGTTCCTGGTATGCGCTGCCGCAGTCGCCACAGTTATTTAAGCAATTACTGATGGTGGCTGGCATGGAACGCTATTACCAAATTGCACGTTGCTATCGTGACGAGGATTTCAGAGCTGATCGGCAACCCGAGTTCACGCAGTTGGATGTCGAGATGAGCTTCGTTGATCAAGAAGACGTCATGAAAATAGCTGAGGAGATTGTCGGCCAAATCTGGCAACTGATCGGCTATGAGATTCCGACGCCACTGCCGCGAATAACATTCAAAGACGCCATGGACAAATATGGCTCTGACAAGCCTGATTTGCGTTTCGATCTGCCGCTAGTGGAATTGACTGACTACTTCGCTAATACTCCCTTCAGGGTTTTCCAAGCCCCTTACGTCGGTGCGATAGTCATGCCAGGCGGCGCCTCACAGGCACGCCGCAAGTTTGACGCTTGGCAAGACTGGGCACGCCAACGCGGAGCGCGTGGCCTGGCATATGTGATTATTGACCAGGATGCTAACTTGTCTGGTCCAGTGGCTAAAAACATCTCCGATACTGAGCGTGACGGGTTAATAGCAGCTACTGGCGCCAAAGCTGGGGACTGCATCTTCTTTGCTGCGGGCGAAAAAACCGCCTCCCAGAATTTGTTGGGTGCTGCCCGCGTCGAAATTGCTAACCGGCTGGGGCTGATCGACGAGAATTCGTGGAGCTTCTGCTGGGTGGTAGACGCCCCGCTATTTAAGCCAGCGTCTGAGGCTAAGGCGGAGGGGGATGTTGCCCTTGGTGAAGGCAAGTGGACGGCTGTTCACCATGCTTTCACCTCGCCGAAACCAGAATGTCTAGATAGCTTCGACACCGACCCGGCTACGGCGCTATCCCAGGCTTATGACATTGTTTGCAACGGAAACGAGATTGGCGGAGGGTCGATTCGTATTCATCGAAAAGATATCCAAGAGCGAGTCTTTAAGGTGATGGGTATAGACGAAGAACAAGCCAAAAAGAAGTTCGGCTTCCTCTTGGATGCCTTCGCTTTCGGCGCCCCGCCGCATGGTGGCATCGCATTCGGGTGGGATAGAATCGTGGCTTTACTGACTCACTCAGAGTCGATCCGTGAGGTCATTGCTTTCCCGAAGACTGGCAATGGATATGACCCATTGACTGGCGCACCGGCACCAATTCCACTGGCTCAGCGCCGTGAAACCGGTGTGGATTTCAAACCAGAATCAAAACAGAAAACGAAATAA
- a CDS encoding replication-associated recombination protein A, which produces MVSEDLFGNIDSGQIQPVSSLSDARHGQVPLAVRMRPRTLDEIVGQQHLLAPGSPLHRLTQGNGAMSVFLWGPPGVGKTTIASVVANQTKGRFVELSAVSAGVKQVRAELDEARRQLAHGISTVLFVDEVHRFSKAQQDVLLPAVENRLVTLIAATTENPSFSVIAPLLSRSLLLTLRPLTQDDLAKLLERALIDTRGLGGNFSLEDEAKASILRLAGGDARRALTYLEEAARGAGAKGSTLIDSQALEQSVDKAAVRYDRDGDQHYDVISAFIKSVRGSDVDAALHYLARMIEAGEDPRFIARRLIILASEDIGMAAPSVLTTCVAAGQAVQMIGMPEARINLAQATIAAATAPKSNSVITAIDQAIADVRAGKIGQVPPHLRDAHYSSAKHYGHGVDYKYAHNYPHHVAKQTYLPSELAEVRYYQPSDSGNEQQIGERLGILRKLLGRED; this is translated from the coding sequence ATGGTGAGTGAGGACCTTTTCGGCAACATTGATTCGGGTCAGATTCAGCCGGTTAGTTCGTTATCTGATGCTCGTCATGGTCAAGTGCCTCTGGCAGTGCGGATGCGGCCAAGAACTTTAGACGAAATTGTTGGCCAGCAACACCTCCTGGCTCCTGGCTCACCGCTGCACCGGCTAACTCAAGGAAATGGCGCTATGTCGGTTTTTCTTTGGGGTCCGCCTGGGGTTGGTAAAACTACTATCGCCTCTGTTGTGGCTAACCAAACGAAAGGTCGGTTCGTCGAATTATCTGCGGTATCTGCTGGCGTCAAGCAGGTGCGTGCCGAATTGGACGAAGCACGCCGTCAATTAGCCCACGGTATAAGCACAGTGCTGTTTGTGGATGAGGTCCATAGATTCTCTAAAGCTCAGCAAGACGTGCTGTTGCCAGCTGTCGAAAATCGGCTGGTCACATTAATCGCTGCTACTACAGAAAACCCGAGTTTTTCGGTGATAGCCCCGCTATTGTCTCGCTCGCTGCTGCTGACGCTGAGGCCACTAACCCAAGATGACTTGGCGAAACTTCTGGAAAGAGCTTTGATAGATACCCGTGGCTTGGGTGGAAATTTTAGCCTCGAAGATGAGGCTAAAGCCAGCATTTTGCGGCTGGCTGGGGGAGACGCGCGTCGGGCACTGACCTATCTGGAAGAGGCAGCTAGGGGAGCCGGCGCTAAAGGTAGTACGCTTATTGATTCTCAGGCTTTAGAGCAGTCGGTAGATAAAGCAGCCGTGCGTTACGACCGTGATGGTGACCAGCACTATGACGTTATTAGCGCGTTTATTAAATCAGTGCGTGGCTCTGATGTTGATGCGGCCTTGCACTATTTGGCTCGCATGATTGAGGCCGGAGAAGACCCAAGATTTATCGCTAGACGGCTAATTATTTTGGCTTCCGAAGATATTGGCATGGCCGCCCCAAGCGTCTTGACAACGTGTGTTGCCGCCGGACAGGCCGTGCAGATGATCGGTATGCCAGAGGCTCGGATAAACCTGGCTCAAGCCACCATTGCCGCCGCTACCGCACCGAAATCAAATTCGGTGATAACCGCTATCGACCAGGCAATAGCGGACGTGCGAGCCGGAAAAATTGGCCAAGTGCCCCCGCATTTGCGGGACGCACACTATTCCAGCGCTAAACATTATGGTCACGGTGTGGACTACAAATATGCCCACAACTATCCTCACCACGTAGCTAAGCAAACCTATCTGCCAAGCGAGCTTGCCGAAGTTCGCTACTATCAACCATCGGATAGCGGGAATGAGCAACAAATAGGTGAGCGGCTAGGTATTTTACGTAAATTATTGGGGCGCGAAGATTAA
- a CDS encoding YihY/virulence factor BrkB family protein, which translates to MVETKSPKPKMTPKAVKFTLKATLTRFTENQTTDVAASLTYFTVQTVFPALLALVSILQLIGQSEAVMPSVIALIEESVQDTQAAQMIVSIVTGFLDSPGAGIALVTGILVALWSASSYVAAFSRALNRVYRVAEGRNVIRLKLRLFAVTIVMVLTMVVVLILMSLSGDFAAQVGAWTGIGARTGTLVGIAKWPLLLFMLTLMVGVLYHFCPNICRNRIRWLSAGSVTAVVVALIAVAGYGFYLSNFSNYNKTYGTLAGVIIALLLFWVTNIALLLGATLDAELERTRQLLLGLPAERQLITTPRDTTGLRAQKEQADRLANLAHEIRLGN; encoded by the coding sequence ATGGTAGAGACAAAAAGCCCTAAACCTAAGATGACGCCGAAAGCAGTAAAGTTCACCTTGAAAGCGACCTTGACTAGGTTTACAGAGAACCAAACCACTGATGTTGCCGCTAGCCTCACCTACTTTACGGTGCAGACAGTTTTTCCGGCTTTGCTTGCGCTGGTGTCAATACTGCAGCTAATTGGCCAGTCTGAGGCGGTAATGCCGTCAGTAATCGCTTTGATCGAAGAATCTGTGCAAGATACCCAGGCTGCACAAATGATTGTCTCTATCGTTACTGGCTTCCTAGATTCCCCTGGAGCTGGAATTGCGTTGGTAACTGGTATTTTGGTCGCCTTGTGGTCAGCCTCCAGTTATGTTGCCGCTTTTTCTCGAGCACTAAATCGGGTCTATCGAGTAGCCGAAGGCCGAAATGTTATTCGGCTGAAACTTCGACTCTTCGCGGTAACCATCGTCATGGTGCTAACCATGGTTGTGGTCTTGATTTTGATGTCTTTGTCGGGTGACTTCGCTGCCCAGGTGGGTGCCTGGACAGGGATTGGTGCTCGCACCGGCACCCTCGTCGGCATTGCTAAATGGCCATTGCTGCTGTTCATGCTGACGCTTATGGTCGGCGTGCTTTACCATTTCTGCCCCAATATCTGCCGTAACCGGATTCGCTGGTTATCGGCTGGCTCAGTAACAGCCGTCGTTGTTGCCCTAATCGCTGTGGCAGGTTACGGTTTCTACTTATCGAATTTCTCTAACTACAACAAAACCTACGGCACACTGGCTGGCGTCATTATTGCTTTACTGTTGTTCTGGGTGACAAATATTGCCTTGTTATTGGGTGCCACTTTAGACGCTGAATTAGAAAGAACTCGCCAGTTGCTATTAGGACTACCGGCAGAACGTCAATTAATTACTACACCGCGCGACACTACCGGCTTGCGAGCTCAGAAAGAACAAGCCGACCGGCTAGCTAATCTAGCCCACGAGATTAGGTTAGGTAATTAA